In the genome of Mucilaginibacter sp. 14171R-50, the window ACGGCGCCATCAAAATAATTTTGGCGTGGCTGTGTTAAACCAAACGGCGAAAAGCCGTCGCGGCGGGCGGTGAAGGTGAAGTTGTATTTACCTGATAAGGTGTAATTGATACGCCCCATCAAACCGTCGGCATTGTAAACACGATCATCGCTGCTTTCAACCGGCAGGGTACCCGCGCCAATATTATGATAGCCCAAAACATCGCTGGGGCTAAATTGCGAGTTGTTTGTACGCGTGTACCAGGTTTGGTACTTCTCTTTATTTAACAGAAAGGTAGCATCAAAGGTATGTATACCAAATGTTTTGTTCCAGGTTAGGATATTATCGATATTATACCTGTAACGTTCTTCCATCGAGCGATAAGCCGTACCGGTAAGGCCATTCACCGCAATTTCGTTGGGGTTTGCGCCCGGCCTGGCAAAAAAGTTACGATAGGCTTCTATCTGCGGCGAAAAATTAAGGGTGTATTTAAACCCGAATGGAAGGTCGACCCTCGTAAATAATGTCGAAAAAAGTACGTTTTGCCTGTAAACATTACTGTTGTACTTATTACCTAAAAAAGGGTTACGTTGGTTTAAGCCGCTATCGTCGGTGTCTATACGCGTTAATGTGCCGTCGGGCTTATATACATCGCCATAAGGGGACGAGTTGATGATCTGCCCCCAATCGGCCTGGTTAAGGTCGTATCCCGAAAGGCCGAAAGGGTTGGCCGAGTGGCTTTCATCGCGCATAGAAAATTGCGCGTTTACACCTACCGTTAAAAATTTGGCTGCCTTACCCTCCAGGTTTACGCGGAAACGGGTGTTGTTGTAATCACCCCCCTGTATCAGGTTTTCGTTATTGGTGAAGTTGCCCGAAAAATAATAGCTAACCGTTTCGCTCCGGCCCGACAGGCTGGCGGTATAATCCTGCCTTAAGCCGTTTCTGAAGATCAGTTTAGACCAATCGGTAACCTTGCCGGCCTTGTAATTGGCAATTTCATTGGCAAACAGGCCCAGGCGCTGTAAATAAACATCAACAGGGTCGCCGGTAGCACCCGACAAAAATTGGTCTAATGTAACACCTTCGGGCAAATCGCGCGGATCGCTGTAATAGTAATATGGTTTAGAGGTATTGGCGCTTCGCTGCACGTCTGATCGCCAGTGAAGAAAATCCTCGCCCTGGTGATATGGCTGGTTTTGAAGCAACTGCGCAACACCCACGTTGGCATTAAGCGTAACTACCGAAGCGCCCTTTTTACCTTTTTTTGTTGTTACGGCAACTACACCGCCCGCAGACTGCGCACCGTAAACCGCCAAAGCGCTTGGATCGCGCAATACGTCAACCCTGTCTATATCGTTCGGGTTGATGTCGGCCAGGTCGCCAAAGTAAATAACGCCATCTAATACTATCAGCGGGCTTACGTTACCGGATAAGCTGGCTTTACCGCGCACCTGAAAATCGCCGGCGCCCGCGCCTTTAGCAGATGTGTTAAGCGCCACAGATATCCCCGGTACGGCGCCACGCAATACATCGGCTACGCTGGTAGGGTTATCGTTTTCAAACTTATCTGCCTTAACGCTGGTAATGGCCCCGGTAACATCTTTAACCGCACGTGTACCATAACCTATAACCACAACTTCGGCAAGCTGTTTATTGTTATCGGCCAGCGTAATGTTAATTAAGGCTCGGCCGTCAACCTGTTGCTCCTGAGTGGTGTAGCCCATAAAACTATAGGTAAGCGTTGCGTTGCCGGCAGCGGTGATAGTGTAGCTGCCGTTAACATCAGTTACGGTGCCGGCACCCGTTGTTTTGTTTCGTACGGTCACACCCGGCAAAGGCAATCCCTGGCTGTCTTTAACAACGCCTTTCACCGTAACATCCTGAGCAAAGGACACGGTTAGCATTGCTATAAGGAAAGCAAAAATTAGAGTAATTCTTTTTTTCATAATTTATGATTATTGTGATTAATTGATTAGGCGGCATGGCTGCCGGAATCCGCGCAAAATGCAAACCTGGTTTGCTCAAATGCTTATGCAAAT includes:
- a CDS encoding SusC/RagA family TonB-linked outer membrane protein, which gives rise to MKKRITLIFAFLIAMLTVSFAQDVTVKGVVKDSQGLPLPGVTVRNKTTGAGTVTDVNGSYTITAAGNATLTYSFMGYTTQEQQVDGRALINITLADNNKQLAEVVVIGYGTRAVKDVTGAITSVKADKFENDNPTSVADVLRGAVPGISVALNTSAKGAGAGDFQVRGKASLSGNVSPLIVLDGVIYFGDLADINPNDIDRVDVLRDPSALAVYGAQSAGGVVAVTTKKGKKGASVVTLNANVGVAQLLQNQPYHQGEDFLHWRSDVQRSANTSKPYYYYSDPRDLPEGVTLDQFLSGATGDPVDVYLQRLGLFANEIANYKAGKVTDWSKLIFRNGLRQDYTASLSGRSETVSYYFSGNFTNNENLIQGGDYNNTRFRVNLEGKAAKFLTVGVNAQFSMRDESHSANPFGLSGYDLNQADWGQIINSSPYGDVYKPDGTLTRIDTDDSGLNQRNPFLGNKYNSNVYRQNVLFSTLFTRVDLPFGFKYTLNFSPQIEAYRNFFARPGANPNEIAVNGLTGTAYRSMEERYRYNIDNILTWNKTFGIHTFDATFLLNKEKYQTWYTRTNNSQFSPSDVLGYHNIGAGTLPVESSDDRVYNADGLMGRINYTLSGKYNFTFTARRDGFSPFGLTQPRQNYFDGAVAWTFSDEKFFKTDFFKWLNYGKLRFGYGSNGNRLASGTADPSLALAIINGAKYPTVSNGSVTNNNSILVASMQNNLLTWERTTGPNLGLDFAVLNNRLSGSVDVYNRKTTGLIVKRTLPQIMGYTVPDVYTNIGEVNNKGIEVLLEGKIMQHKNFNWSATGTFYLNRNKLVHLYGSSTTTDAAGNTITIPEKDDIGNGWFIGHDIDAVWDYNVKGVWQTDELDEAKKYGAVPGDFKLEDRTGDFKFTNDDKVFKGSTAPKFSWSLRNDFNFLKNFDFSFMLVSSIGQLRQFNNAVNNPGSVGNGRMNAYDLPYWTPDNPINDYARLNSGSSGTTINIWRKASFIRLQTVSLGYTFSPALIKRLGMSSAKLFVNATNAAVISDWPLWDPQNNGPTPRFLAAGFNVTF